From Erinaceus europaeus chromosome 9, mEriEur2.1, whole genome shotgun sequence, one genomic window encodes:
- the SUCNR1 gene encoding succinate receptor 1, whose product MAWNATCKNWLTAKAALEYYYLPIFYGIEFVVGVVGNILVVFGYLFCLKNWNSSNIYLFNLSISDLAFMCTLPMLMRSYSLGKWPYGDVLCMINRYLLHANLYTSILFLTFISIDRYLLTKYPFREHLLQKKEFAVVFSLIIWALVTLELLPILSLINPGITDNRTNCTDYASSGNPQHNLIYSMCLTFLGFLLPLFLMCLFYFKIARFLKQRNRQVATALPLEKPLNLVIMAVVIFSVLFTPYHVLRNVRIASRLGSWKSSYCTQDIIHFFYIVTRPLAFLNSVINPVFYFLMGDHFREMLMTKLRHYFKAFTSFRR is encoded by the exons ATG GCCTGGAATGCAACTTGCAAAAACTGGCTGACAGCAAAAGCTGCCCTGGAATATTACTACCTTCCCATTTTTTATGGGATCGAGTTTGTTGTGGGAGTCGTTGGGAATATCCTTGTTGTTTTTGGCTACCTCTTCTGTCTGAAGAACTGGAATAGCAGTAACATCTATCTCTTTAACCTCTCCATCTCTGATTTGGCTTTTATGTGCACCCTCCCCATGCTGATGAGAAGTTATTCCCTTGGAAAGTGGCCTTATGGAGACGTTCTCTGCATGATCAACCGTTACCTGCTTCATGCCAACCTCTACACCAGCATCCTTTTCCTCACTTTTATCAGCATCGATCGATACCTACTCACAAAGTATCCTTTCCGGGAGCACCTTCTGCAAAAGAAAGAGTTTGCTGTTGTGTTCTCTTTGATAATCTGGGCTTTAGTAACCTTAGAGCTACTGCCCATACTTTCTCTTATAAATCCAGGCATAACTGACAACCGCACTAACTGCACTGACTATGCAAGCTCTGGGAACCCCCAGCACAACCTCATTTACAGCATGTGTCTCACCTTCTTGGggttcctccttcctcttttcttgatGTGCCTCTTTTATTTTAAGATTGCTCGCTTCCTAAAGCAGAGGAACCGGCAGGTGGCGACTGCTTTGCCCCTTGAGAAGCCCCTCAACTTAGTCATCATGGCGGTGGTGATCTTCTCTGTGCTTTTCACTCCTTACCATGTGCTACGGAACGTGAGAATCGCCTCCCGCTTGGGCAGCTGGAAGAGCTCCTACTGCACGCAGGACATCATCCACTTTTTCTACATCGTGACTCGACCTCTGGCCTTTCTGAACAGTGTCATCAACCCTGTCTTCTACTTCTTAATGGGTGACCACTTCAGGGAGATGTTGATGACTAAACTGAGGCACTACTTCAAAGCTTTCACATCTTTTAGAAGATGA